Proteins encoded together in one uncultured Flavobacterium sp. window:
- the lipB gene encoding lipoyl(octanoyl) transferase LipB, producing the protein MNKKIQLQDLGSKDYKSTWEYQEELFKDIVDLKIKNRREELDLSTPNYLLFVEHPHVYTLGKSGDIENLLLNEKQLEAKGATFYKINRGGDITYHGPGQIVGYPILDLENFFTDIHKYLRFLEESIILTLEEYGLKCGRSDGETGVWLDVGTPFARKICALGVRASRWVTMHGFALNVNVDLGYFDNIIACGIRGKGVTSLNVELGVEKVDEAEVKAKIVKHLTQLFEAEFVS; encoded by the coding sequence ATGAACAAAAAAATTCAACTTCAAGATTTAGGAAGTAAAGATTATAAATCGACCTGGGAATATCAGGAAGAACTTTTTAAGGACATAGTCGACTTAAAAATCAAAAACAGAAGAGAAGAACTTGATTTATCAACGCCAAATTATTTACTGTTTGTAGAACATCCACATGTTTATACTTTAGGTAAAAGTGGCGATATAGAAAACTTGTTGTTAAACGAAAAGCAGCTTGAAGCCAAAGGAGCTACTTTTTATAAAATCAATCGAGGTGGCGATATTACGTATCACGGACCGGGACAAATTGTAGGTTATCCAATTTTAGATTTAGAAAATTTCTTTACAGATATTCATAAATATTTACGTTTTCTCGAAGAATCTATTATTCTGACTTTAGAAGAATATGGTTTAAAATGTGGACGAAGTGATGGCGAAACAGGCGTTTGGCTTGATGTTGGAACTCCGTTTGCACGTAAAATTTGTGCACTTGGCGTTCGCGCTTCACGTTGGGTAACCATGCACGGATTTGCTTTAAATGTAAATGTAGATTTAGGATATTTTGATAATATCATTGCTTGTGGTATCCGCGGAAAAGGTGTTACCTCATTAAACGTAGAACTTGGCGTAGAGAAAGTTGACGAAGCCGAGGTAAAAGCCAAAATCGTAAAACATTTGACCCAATTGTTTGAAGCCGAATTTGTATCATAA
- a CDS encoding AraC family transcriptional regulator encodes MKNAEDNNNFRIAVPSAFETVFSHFYFAENKTAFPITKTLLPSFQTILVFNFGTKISLKSEKNSTLEVEKCLVLGPIKQAFDYTLEPDSEILVANFKEDAFYRFFGNALLTHSLPIHPDALIEENCFSVLWEELNKLADTKERVDYILEFCKPYLREQNALTTLLADFKDEALNPIKAVASKINQSERNIQLNQKKFFGYTIKEISRYERFLKAVEAIEKDILNDSKTDWLSIVDQCGYYDQSQLIHDFKYYMNLSPTKFLKFQSDICSSKAE; translated from the coding sequence ATGAAAAATGCTGAAGATAATAACAATTTTAGAATTGCTGTTCCTTCAGCATTTGAAACTGTTTTTTCTCATTTTTATTTTGCCGAAAATAAAACGGCATTTCCCATAACGAAAACTTTACTGCCTAGTTTTCAAACCATTCTTGTTTTTAATTTCGGAACAAAGATATCTTTAAAATCAGAGAAAAATTCAACTCTTGAAGTCGAAAAATGTCTTGTTTTGGGTCCAATAAAACAGGCATTCGATTATACATTAGAACCTGATTCAGAGATTTTAGTAGCTAATTTTAAAGAGGATGCTTTTTATAGATTCTTTGGTAATGCGCTTTTAACACATTCACTGCCTATACATCCGGATGCTTTAATTGAAGAGAATTGCTTTTCGGTTTTATGGGAAGAGTTAAATAAGTTGGCTGATACAAAAGAACGTGTCGATTATATATTAGAGTTTTGTAAACCTTATTTGCGAGAGCAAAATGCCTTAACAACACTTTTGGCTGATTTTAAAGATGAAGCTCTAAATCCAATAAAAGCAGTTGCTTCTAAAATCAATCAATCTGAGCGAAATATTCAGCTCAATCAAAAGAAATTTTTTGGTTATACCATTAAAGAAATCAGTCGTTATGAGAGGTTTTTAAAAGCAGTTGAGGCTATTGAAAAAGATATTCTAAACGATTCAAAAACCGATTGGCTTTCTATTGTAGATCAATGTGGTTATTATGATCAAAGCCAATTGATACACGATTTTAAATATTATATGAATCTTTCTCCAACAAAATTCCTGAAATTTCAAAGCGATATCTGCAGCTCAAAAGCAGAATAG